DNA from Daucus carota subsp. sativus chromosome 1, DH1 v3.0, whole genome shotgun sequence:
tggtgagaagatttcatcatagtcaataccatgaatctgtctgaaaccttttgcaactagtcctgccttataggtctgaacatttccatccatgtcggttttctttttgaaaacccatttacactcgataggtttaactccctcgggtaaatcaaccaaagtccatacttggttttcatacatggaatccatctcagatttcatggcatcaagccatctcttggaatctggagtgttcttatcatctttgtaggttagaggctcatcattatccataagcatcacatcaccagtttgagtcaagagaaaaccataatatctctctggctcatggcgaaccctactagatctacgaacaacctgtgtttccggaacaggattactctcagtattttgatgtacatcctgctcaggttcctgctctggttcaatgttatcatgtggttctcgaacttcatcgagatctattatcctcccattgtttttcttagaaagcatctctctttcaagaaacacagcggttcgagcaacaaacactttgttctcagaaggattatagaatgaataacctcttgtttcaattgggtatcccacaaaattacatttatcagacttaggtcctagcttgtcagaattttgacgtttcacaaacgcctcacatccccaaattttcataaatgacatgctatgtcgtttctcagtccatatctcatatggagtgttctggaccgttttagtaggaactcggttaagtgtataggcagccgtctctagggcatagccccaaaaactaattggaagatctgcatgactcatcattgatcgcaccatgtccaacaaggtacgattcctcctctcggaaactccattccattgtggtgttccaggaggagtaagttgtgatacaataccacactcttttaagaaattcttaaattcttggcttaagtattcacctccacgatctgatcgtagagtcttaatacttttggtagtttgcttttctacttcagctttgtactctttgaacttttcaaaagaatcggatttattcttcataagatacacatatccatatctactgaaatcatcagtaaatgttatgaagtagtaaaagccacctcttgccatagttcgcattggaccacatacatcactatgtattagttcCAATCTCTCAGTGGCCCTTTCACCTTGTCCAGTGAAAGATGCTTTAGTCATTTTTCCAATGAGACATGGTTCGCATGCttcgtatgattcaaaatcaaacttatccaagtatccatccttatgtaacttggaaatgcgcttctcatttatatggcctaaacgacagtgccagaggtatgttttatttgagtcatcagttttaagtcgtttattattcacattatagatgggagtatccaagtcaagaacatataaaccgttaaataaacgtgcaaccccataggtaacattattcaaagaaaaggaacaactattgttctgaattgaaaaagcaaaacctatcttgtccaaacaagaaactgaaataatgtttctgcaaattgcaggcacgtaaaaacaattctcaagttctaaaataagcccagtgggcaacgataaatgataagtccctacagctatagcagcaacttttgctccattgccaACTCGTAGGTCGACTTCTCCCTTTGCCAATGGCCTACTTCCCTGTAGTTCCTGCACATTAatacaaatgtgagaaccacatccagtatctaatacccaagatgttgaagtagacaaattgacttctataacataaatacctgaatcagaagcggcagcagccttcttcttcttcagatcctccaaataagcatgacagTTCCTCTTCCAATGACCTGGTTTCTTGCAATAGTGACAATCACCATCCTTCTGAACACCACCTTTCGGTTTCAAGGCCTTAGTCGGACCAGGTTTCGGATTGGCATTAGAATTAGatcccatcttcttcttgcctttccatttaccctttcctttggccttccccttattcaccatcaatatgggagtaggggacaccttctgaatgttggtttcagcagttttcaacattgccaacaattcggcggggttcttgtttatctcattcatattgtaattcattacaaactgagaatagttattgtttagagattgcaagatcagatcaatttggtgctcaggaccaatcggggcacccaatttttcaagataatcaatataccctatcatcttcagaacatgcggtcctaccggatcacgttcaccctgcttacaagcattcaaagatttgaaagtatcaaacctctcctgacgagcctgtccctcaaacatacacttaaggtgctcaatcatatcataagaatccatattctcatgttgtttctgaagttcagcactcatggtcgctaacatgatacattgaacatccgtgtcatcatcgatatgcttctgataagcagtatgctgagcatgggttgatccttcagcgagaggtgtagggcgaggaatatctatgacatagagcttgcgctcttgtttgaggacaatcctcaaattcctttgccagtcaaggaagttggttcctgtcagcttgtccttctcaaggactgatcgtacagagaagttgtttgaattatttgccattggatatctacaatattttcaaatgcataagataaattagtctacagatgtttattaaattatgttcaagtgattataaatatatattcaaaatatatatctcccactattttgttcaaatcaatagccctaactattaattcggaaagcatttctgcaaatctttctagtgagccaagatccatatttcatccatgttttaagttagcgtgggctaatactctcaaaacatgactatttaggtggacaacatttgtcaattatatcaaatataactcttggatagtttggtggagcaaccctttgcacatatttatgtaataaatctcaccaaactccatgcctctaaacccacaatcctattgtgatggtttagttaagttagacccaataattcaataactaagtacatttacttatcacgtcttcccatgattgattaaagcactttgctttggcaaacctacttctttcaatctagatcttgacgagtattaatcattggaaggcatctgattaacttaatattttaattagggattttattaaaacgaccatgatcctgtcataaagagatcctcaatttttccttgaatcaaatatttcaaataaatactctttgattggttgaaaacccgacctgaggtgttggcacaacggctatacttaaaaaccccaaatccgacggaatcttcctctcattgaatatcgaaaatccataattaattccgtgtttcataaacacgagaatctcatgatcgttgtattcctttttaaaatcttgagtcgttacagattttatcttgtttaaacaagcatggcatgggtgtcgtatcgaatacatacatcttaatctaattaagcatgcatctctataactacgcatacatatcatcatctcatgcatcatatatgtaaagtgcagtatgtaaacgtgcatggttatggcctttatcctatatgattctttcaagctaatgaaagaatctaggtcaatctatggtgaagatgtataactattacaagtcttcatgctccttgattgcccctccttgtggatcatccttcaatcttcaagtacattacaatgaataattgaatacaacctattctaatgtacttacatgagaaaactcgagttacattcgagattaaaattacaagaatgaatatcacgacatgcaagtcgtatttatacaaccaaaaccaaaaaacattaaactaggggtccttaaggccataaccagcaccatgctcaagtaaacaaacaagaacacataaccatacaaagcgggggtccgggggcggcagcccctgggcgggggtccgggggcggcagccaccgggcgggggtccgggggcggcagccaccgggcggggtccgggggcggcagccccagGCAGCTCGGAAATTTTTGATTCCTGAATACAAGTGctatacaaaaatcatcaatttcgGAACAACAGATCATATCTGTTACCTTCTGCCACTACTGCATCATATGCAGTTTCAGAAGCATATATCATATACATGCTGATCATTCCCCAGTGACCAGATCATGTCCATACACCATCTTGTTGAAcagtttatatcattatataaacaacacaTCATATGCAGAACATACAAATCGCATGCTAATCAGTCATGGCAAAtcataatcatgctagtatcatcatatcactatatttaacataacagaatcatatatgatcaatatagcatgttataatcaacacatctcaaaaccatatcaaggcagattcataaaacatgcatacatgcatcgaatactgtaaacacgtaaccaaatcagccccttatagacgtagctctgataccactgttgggtttcggggcaacaaacgcagcggataatcgacgtaaaaaataaaaaaaaaaaatccgaaaccctaacccgaggatccatctataaagaacggctgatcatggagatacgaaataataccttgttgaagctttacgttagcgaaagatggaggtccggaacaagcaatcaccacgcagccctcgtctaaggatcgcgtctctaagcagtccacacgaacgtctgatcgccaaagatcaccggagccggtactagccgaatgcagcccctctctctctctctagcctctcttgatgtagagctgctagggttttataataaaacgaattttatgttacttgaccctaaaacaatacatcattatgtatttatagggaagagagatagatgggccaaaccctaatcggatttggacttctccaaacctaatccgattttggttttaatattaaattcgaaattctaattacttaattaagactggctcaatgaaataatttatttcgaacttaatcatttaatttaaattcagaatttaaattaaaactcctttaaacgttcaaagtgtgtgaccctttaggttattattacgctggcaataattttaatatccaataataaaattataaacaatgagcggcatctagtaatacatcattgctacccaagtaataataataattggtgattcaattaaaccttttgtgaataatgtacaatgtaatataatccctttaaccttatattatagatcagactcaaggcatgtattgtgtcatcctcttcatcgtctaatccgaatttccttgatcaatgagtagactattaaacaaatcaatatttgagcacggccatgcattttatagtctcactcaatcaagaggccaataatatcactcctaaaataggagggttaaatcctttctagatcattcatatttctcatacgattcataatatacccaatgtacatttcatcattacccggtcaaaggtaacttttagtgcaacctaagtatattaattctcatatagaaatataatgatatcaagtcagaggatcattacatcattatcacagtgagaatttctaatgacacttattaacatgtaaaatctcacggtgggtcattccagtgccatgtgtcgatacatgcacttatgttcttgactttagcatcactatacctatgatcaatgagatgtgatcatcagtcaacaaacatactagtcttaatgcatcattattgtcccttaacaatgatactcgactagggacatttaggaatattgatattattctcataatctcatttctaagtcacgtacttagagatatagaattacatataatattccaaggacatttattatgctttcaatttattacgcagtaaataaagacacaataaatatttattctataatcaatataacataatccataaatgtctacgatagaacacaatagtattgtctctaggacaccaatactaacagaatcaacttgtagtttcattcttgactcgtttgagcttgaaatcaacttgtagctttattattgactagattaaagttggaaacaaattgtagattcattccagaatcgtttgaagttgaaaacaacttgtagtttcatttttggttgtttgaaattggaatcaacttgtagtttcattcttgactcgttagagtttgaaatcaacttgtagctttattatttactagattgaagttggaaacaacttgtagcttcattccagactcgtttgaagttgaaaacaacttgtagtttcatttttggttgtttgaaattggaatcaacttgtagtttcattcttgactcgtttgagcttgaaataaacttgtagctttattattgactagattgaagatggaaacaacttgtagcttcattccagagtcgtttgaaactgaaaattacttgtagcttcattttcggttgttttaaattggaattaacttgtagtttcatttttgactcgattgagcttgaaaacaacttgtagctttatgattgactagattgaagttggaaacaacttgtagcttcattccagactcgtttgaaattaaaaattacttttagcttcattttcggttgtttgaaattgaaatcaacttgtagtttcattcttgactcgtttgtgcacggaaacaatttttagcttcattattgactagattgaagttggaaataacttgtagcttcatttttggttgtttgaaatatgaatcaacttgtactttcattcttgactcgttgagcccgaaaacatcttgtagcttcattattgaccagattgaagttggaaacaagttgtaatttaattcgaaactcgtttgaaattgaaaacaacttgtagattcatttttggttgtttgaaattggaatcaaattgtagtattatttttgaatcgtttgagcttgtaaaccacttggagcttcattattgactagattgaaggtggaaacaacttgcagcttaattccagactcatttgaggttgaaaacaacttgtagtttcatttttggttgtttgaaattggaatcaacttgtagttttattcttgactcgtttgagcttgaaatcaacttgtagctttattattgactagattgaagttggaaacaacttgtagcttcattccagactcgtttgaagttgaaaacaacttgtagtttcatttttggttgtttgaaattggaatcaacttgtagtttcattcttgactcgtttgagcttgaaatcaacttgtagctttattattgactagattgaagttggaaacaacttgtagcttaattccagactcgtttgaagttgaaaacaacttgtagtttcatttttggttgtttgaaattggaatcaacttgtagtttcattcttgactcgtttgagcttgaaaacaacttgtagctttattattgactagattgaagttggaaacaacttgtagcttcattccagactcgtttgaaactgaaaattacttgtagattcattttcggttgttttaaattggaattaacttgtagtttcatttttgactcgattgagcttgaaaacaacttgtagctttatgattgactagattgaagttggaaacaacttgtagcttcattccagactcgtttgaagttgaaaacaacttgtagcttcatttccagttgtttgaaattggaatcaacttgtagtttcattcttgactcatttgagcttgaaatcaacttgcagctttattattgactagattgaagttggaaacaacttgtagcttcattccagactcgtttgaagttgaaaacaacttgtagtttcatttttggttgtttgaaattggaatcaacttgtagtttcattctcgacgcgtttgagcttgaaaacaacttgtagctttattattgactagattgaagttggaaacaacttgtagcttcattccagtctcgtttgaaactgaaaattacttgtagcttcattttcggttgttttaaattggaattaacttgtagtttcatttttgactcgattgagcttgaaaacaacttgtagctttatgattgactagattgaagttggaaacaacttgtagcttcattccagactcgtttgaaactgaaaattacttgtagcttcattttcggttgtttgaaattggaatcaacttgtagtttcattcttgac
Protein-coding regions in this window:
- the LOC108203399 gene encoding uncharacterized protein LOC108203399, whose amino-acid sequence is MIGYIDYLEKLGAPIGPEHQIDLILQSLNNNYSQFVMNYNMNEINKNPAELLAMLKTAETNIQKVSPTPILMVNKGKAKGKGKWKGKKKMGSNSNANPKPGPTKALKPKGGVQKDGDCHYCKKPGHWKRNCHAYLEDLKKKKAAAASDSGTTGK